Proteins encoded within one genomic window of Glycine soja cultivar W05 chromosome 1, ASM419377v2, whole genome shotgun sequence:
- the LOC114416759 gene encoding peroxidase P7-like — MESRGYLFFLLQGLVFAALATSAFSQLSPNYYDYSCPNALSTIKSVVEAAVQKEHRMGASLLRLHFHDCFVNGCDGSVLLDSTSSIDSEKNAAANFQSARGFEVVDDIKKAVDQACGKPVVSCADILAVAARDSVVALGGPSWKVSLGRRDSTTASREAADASIPAPFFSLSDLITNFKNHGLDEKDLVVLSGGHSIGYARCVTFRDHIYNDSNIDANFAKQLKYICPTNGGDSNLSPLDSTAANFDVTYYSNLVQKKGLLHSDQELFNGGSTDELVKEYSDDTEDFYEDFANSMIKMGNIQPLTGNQGEIRVNCRNVN, encoded by the exons ATGGAATCACGTGggtatttgttttttcttctccaAGGCTTAGTGTTTGCAGCCCTTGCAACCTCAGCTTTCTCACAATTGTCACCTAACTACTATGACTACTCCTGCCCCAATGCTTTGAGCACCATCAAAAGTGTTGTGGAGGCTGCGGTGCAGAAAGAGCACCGTATGGGTGCATCCTTGCTACGCTTGCACTTCCATGATTGCTTTGTCAAC GGTTGTGATGGTTCAGTTCTTCTAGACTCCACATCCTCCATTGACAGCGAAAAGAATGCAGCGGCTAATTTCCAATCTGCTAGAGGATTTGAAGTGGTGGATGACATAAAGAAGGCAGTAGACCAAGCTTGTGGAAAACCAGTTGTTTCTTGCGCAGACATATTGGCTGTTGCAGCTCGTGATTCAGTTGTTGCG TTAGGTGGGCCATCATGGAAGGTGAGTCTTGGTAGAAGAGACTCCACCACAGCAAGCCGTGAAGCAGCAGATGCAAGCATTCCAGCACCATTTTTCAGCCTTTCAGATCTCATCACCAACTTCAAGAACCATGGTCTTGATGAGAAGGACCTTGTTGTTCTTTCTGGAGGCCACAGCATTGGATATGCACGGTGTGTTACATTTAGAGACCATATCTACAATGACTCCAACATCGATGCCAACTTTGCAAAACAACTTAAATACATTTGCCCAACAAATGGTGGTGACTCCAATCTTTCTCCTTTGGACTCAACAGCCGCGAACTTTGACGTAACCTATTACTCTAATTTGGTTCAAAAGAAAGGGCTTCTTCACTCTGATCAAGAACTCTTCAATGGTGGTTCTACTGATGAACTGGTCAAAGAGTACAGCGACGATACCGAAGATTTCTACGAGGACTTCGCAAACTCGATGATTAAGATGGGAAATATTCAGCCCCTCACTGGGAATCAAGGTGAAATTCGGGTTAACTGCAGGAATGTGAACTAA